The following proteins come from a genomic window of Chryseobacterium glaciei:
- the rlmN gene encoding 23S rRNA (adenine(2503)-C(2))-methyltransferase RlmN translates to MKDIRTLSLDQLNDYFLTLGEKPFRAKQVYDWLWSKNLHSIDEMTNLSKTLRERISEEYTINPVSVDQLQRSTDGTIKNGVKLHDGLLVESVLIPTETRTTACVSSQVGCSLNCEFCATARLKRMRNLEVAEIVDQVALIDSQSKMYFERPLSNIVFMGMGEPMMNYKNVVEAIRKITQPEGLGMSPRRITVSTSGIPKMIKMLADDDLRVKLALSLHSAIESKRNEIMPFSDKFPLTDIMDSLQYWYKKTDSVITFEYCVWKGINDGDEDIKALIRYCKQVPSKVNLIQYNPIGDGKYDKCNKKAEENYVQQLENAGITVMIRKSRGGDIDAACGQLANKTADAVN, encoded by the coding sequence ATGAAAGATATCCGTACTTTATCACTAGACCAGCTTAATGACTACTTTTTGACGTTAGGTGAAAAGCCGTTTCGTGCAAAACAGGTATATGACTGGTTGTGGAGTAAAAATCTCCATTCGATTGATGAAATGACGAATCTTTCGAAAACACTTCGTGAAAGAATTTCCGAAGAATATACTATAAATCCTGTTTCTGTTGATCAGCTTCAAAGAAGTACAGACGGAACCATCAAAAACGGAGTGAAACTTCACGACGGATTGTTGGTAGAATCTGTTTTGATTCCTACAGAAACAAGAACTACAGCTTGTGTTTCTTCACAGGTTGGATGCTCATTAAACTGCGAATTCTGTGCTACAGCAAGACTGAAAAGAATGAGAAATCTTGAAGTTGCTGAAATTGTAGACCAGGTTGCCTTGATCGATAGCCAGAGTAAAATGTATTTCGAAAGACCGCTTTCCAACATTGTTTTTATGGGAATGGGAGAGCCGATGATGAATTACAAAAATGTAGTGGAAGCCATCCGAAAAATCACCCAGCCGGAAGGTTTGGGAATGTCTCCAAGAAGAATTACCGTTTCTACATCGGGAATTCCAAAGATGATCAAAATGTTGGCTGATGATGATTTGCGCGTGAAATTGGCGTTGTCCCTTCACTCAGCAATTGAATCTAAGCGTAACGAAATCATGCCGTTCTCGGATAAATTCCCGTTAACGGATATTATGGATTCTCTTCAATATTGGTACAAAAAAACAGACTCAGTAATCACTTTTGAATATTGTGTTTGGAAAGGTATTAATGATGGCGATGAAGATATTAAAGCTTTGATCAGATATTGTAAACAGGTTCCTTCTAAGGTTAATTTAATTCAATACAACCCGATCGGCGACGGAAAATATGATAAATGCAACAAAAAGGCAGAAGAAAATTATGTTCAACAGCTTGAAAATGCAGGGATTACTGTCATGATTCGAAAGAGTAGAGGTGGAGATATTGACGCAGCTTGTGGACAACTGGCCAACAAAACGGCTGATGCTGTGAATTAA
- a CDS encoding sterol desaturase family protein, whose product MTDYFLGEDGLENVYAWSIPILAAVILAEMIYSHISEAKLYNGKDVATSVFLALMNFGLDLLMKVSAMGVMFFFYNHRIFSWDFTIWYWLICFVITDFAYYVLHYVDHHSRAFWAVHITHHSSEYFNLTTGFRSPVLQPLYRYLYFSPLAFLGFNPWHIMVVYAIGQVYGTWVHTQTVKTMGILEYILVTPSHHRVHHACNIKYLDRNMGMCLIIWDKIFGTFEKEDPNVPVKYGIYPKMPDNKPDTVLFYEWRKIWKDIKQPDLKFSDRINYLFNSPGWRHDGTGKTVRQYQREHLEKQTRRQKLKKSA is encoded by the coding sequence ATGACGGATTACTTTTTAGGTGAAGACGGATTAGAAAATGTCTATGCTTGGTCGATCCCGATTCTTGCTGCTGTTATTTTGGCGGAAATGATCTACAGTCATATTTCTGAAGCCAAATTATACAATGGAAAAGACGTTGCAACAAGTGTTTTTCTTGCATTGATGAACTTCGGACTGGATCTTTTGATGAAGGTTTCCGCGATGGGGGTCATGTTTTTCTTTTACAATCACCGAATTTTTTCCTGGGATTTTACAATCTGGTATTGGCTGATTTGCTTTGTAATTACAGATTTTGCATATTACGTTCTTCATTATGTTGATCACCATTCAAGAGCATTTTGGGCGGTGCATATCACGCATCACAGTTCGGAATATTTCAATTTGACGACAGGTTTCAGAAGTCCTGTTCTGCAACCACTTTATCGATATTTATACTTTTCTCCCTTAGCTTTTTTAGGCTTTAATCCTTGGCATATTATGGTTGTTTATGCAATTGGTCAGGTGTACGGAACGTGGGTTCATACACAAACGGTAAAAACGATGGGAATTCTTGAATATATTTTGGTGACCCCTTCTCATCACCGTGTTCATCACGCCTGTAATATCAAATATCTCGACAGAAATATGGGAATGTGTCTTATTATTTGGGATAAAATTTTCGGCACTTTTGAAAAAGAAGATCCCAATGTTCCTGTGAAATACGGAATTTATCCAAAAATGCCAGATAACAAACCTGATACAGTTCTTTTTTATGAATGGAGAAAGATTTGGAAAGATATTAAACAACCAGATTTAAAATTTTCAGACAGAATTAATTATCTTTTTAATTCTCCCGGCTGGAGACATGATGGAACCGGAAAAACGGTAAGACAATATCAAAGAGAGCATTTGGAAAAGCAAACTAGAAGACAGAAACTGAAGAAATCAGCTTGA
- a CDS encoding polyprenyl synthetase family protein: MANIVEDIKHPINEEMKLFEQKFYESMQSKVPLLDKVTRFIVTTKGKQMRPMFVFLCAKLIGDVNEKTFRGASMIELIHTATLVHDDVVDESFKRRNFFSINALWKNKIAVLVGDYLLSKSVLLSTDHKDYDLLAVISRTIREMSEGELLQLEKARKLDITEDVYYEIIRQKTATLIAACCEIGVLSNNADETLAKKMQDFGTYTGMAFQIKDDLFDYLSSNVIGKPVGIDIKEQKMTLPLIHTLKIASEKDKKYYFNTIKRYNNDQKRVKELIAFVKSSGGLEYSIKIMKEFQQKAKEILNEFPDTEVRRSLHNMLDYVIERKF; encoded by the coding sequence TTGGCAAATATTGTAGAAGACATCAAACACCCGATCAATGAGGAAATGAAACTTTTCGAACAGAAGTTTTATGAATCAATGCAAAGCAAAGTGCCTTTATTAGATAAAGTAACTCGTTTTATCGTTACTACTAAAGGAAAACAGATGCGTCCGATGTTTGTATTTCTTTGTGCAAAACTAATTGGCGACGTCAATGAGAAAACTTTTCGTGGAGCTTCCATGATCGAGCTTATTCATACAGCGACTTTGGTTCATGATGATGTGGTGGATGAAAGTTTTAAAAGACGTAATTTTTTCTCAATCAATGCGTTGTGGAAAAATAAAATTGCGGTTTTGGTAGGAGATTATCTTTTGTCGAAATCAGTTTTATTATCTACAGACCATAAAGACTACGATCTGTTGGCCGTTATTTCAAGAACGATTCGTGAAATGTCTGAAGGCGAGCTTCTTCAATTAGAAAAAGCCAGAAAATTAGATATTACGGAAGATGTTTATTATGAAATTATCCGTCAGAAAACGGCTACTTTAATCGCTGCCTGTTGTGAAATTGGTGTTTTATCCAATAACGCTGATGAAACTCTTGCCAAGAAAATGCAGGATTTCGGAACGTATACAGGAATGGCTTTCCAGATTAAGGATGATTTATTTGATTATTTAAGTTCAAATGTCATCGGAAAACCTGTAGGAATTGATATTAAGGAACAAAAAATGACCTTACCTTTGATTCATACCCTGAAAATTGCCAGCGAAAAAGACAAAAAATATTACTTTAATACGATAAAACGTTACAACAACGATCAAAAGCGAGTGAAAGAACTTATCGCTTTTGTTAAAAGTTCGGGCGGTCTGGAATATTCTATCAAAATAATGAAAGAATTTCAACAGAAAGCAAAAGAGATTCTTAATGAATTCCCTGATACTGAGGTTAGAAGATCTTTACACAACATGCTGGATTACGTTATCGAAAGAAAATTTTAA